The following nucleotide sequence is from Coffea eugenioides isolate CCC68of chromosome 3, Ceug_1.0, whole genome shotgun sequence.
CCCAACCCATTACTCAGATTTTGTCCCACAACCGGCCTGGACGGAGCCACCAGCTCTGGTGGCCCGGCATTCAACTCAGGAGTATCCCAAAACCTTGGTGGCGgcggtggtggaggtggtggaggCACTGTTCTCATACCAGCAAACCTCCCCGAAAGATCCAAATTTTCCCCTGGAGACTCCATAGTTATCCCTGAATAATCCGAAACTCGAGTAGGCGAATTCTTGGTATTCCCTGAAGATGGTGGGGACGACGACATTCCCCTTGGTTCTCGGGCCGGTGGCGGGGGAATGAACAGCGGCGGGGCAAGAAAATTCACCATGGAATCTGGCGATTTCGATCTTATACTGCTCCTGGGGCTCAAATTCAGCATAATTGAGGGACTACTTGACAAAGAATGGGATTTTGTGGAATAACGGTGTGAATTTGAACCTGGGCTAGGGAGATTTTCACCTGATCCGCTGTGGACAGGACTATACTTTTCCCCCGTGGACCCTCTTGGGGAGAAGAATTCATCATCCTCGTCGGAACCCAGGTTGCTTGCAGCACCATTTCTGTAGTCTTGGTGGAAATGGTGCTGGTGCTGGTGCTGGTGCTGCTGTTGACGTGGCAGCGGCGGCAGCGGTTGGAGCTCCGGGGAGCCTAGCCGTTGATACTGAAGTGAAGCTGAAACTGAAGCTGAAGAAGGGACAGTATTATGGTGATCTTCTGAGCTCTGAGGAACATTAGATGCCTCATAATTAACATCTCTGGAGCTTACTAGAGTTCCCAGGTAGAGAAATTCTGAGCTGTTAGAGGAAGGAGTGTGGCGGGCCAGCTGTGGCGGCAGAGGTGTTCCCGGAAGTGGGTTTTTTGTGGTGGTGCTGTCGGAAGGAGTGACGTTGGGCGGGAAAAGGCGAAGACTGTCTGTCTTGGAGAAATCCCGTTGGTGTTGGTGGTAGTAGCGGAGGCGAcggtggtggtggaggaggaTAAAGGCGGCAATGCCGGCGATGAAGACGGTGGAGACAAGGGATACCGAGACAATGACAGCTATCAGTTTGTGAGAAATGGGCCTGTTAttagaggaagaggaagaatgGGGGAGGATGAGGGAGGAGATATTGGCCGGAAAAGTTGACAAAGCGGAGGGGGGAGGCGGCGAAGAAGCTGGTGGAGGAGACCAAATAGAAGGGAAAAATGGGTTGTTTTCGGACTGAGGATTAGTGGGAGGTGAAAGTGAGGAGAAAGGGTACTTTGGTTGGAGCTGAGGTTCAGACTGTGGGGAGGGGAAAGGAGGTTGAGGTAGGGTGGTTGGTGGAAGAGCTGGTGGAAGAGAATGGCTAACAGGGAACAATGGCTGATGAAGGATACGGCGGCCATAGTGGTGGCTAATGGTGGtcgtggtggtggtggtggtggaagcTGTGGTGAAGAAAGAAGTAAAGAAACAGCAgtaaatgcaaaagaaaatattgCTAATACTGGTAAAAGTCATCATCTTTAGCTAGAGATAGTCTCTAATTAACGAGCTCTGTTTTCTCCTTTCCTCCTTAGTATCTGTTTGTTTAGGAATTCTTTACTTTAGGCTTTGATGATGAG
It contains:
- the LOC113765069 gene encoding formin-like protein 1, with the translated sequence MMTFTSISNIFFCIYCCFFTSFFTTASTTTTTTTTISHHYGRRILHQPLFPVSHSLPPALPPTTLPQPPFPSPQSEPQLQPKYPFSSLSPPTNPQSENNPFFPSIWSPPPASSPPPPSALSTFPANISSLILPHSSSSSNNRPISHKLIAVIVSVSLVSTVFIAGIAAFILLHHHRRLRYYHQHQRDFSKTDSLRLFPPNVTPSDSTTTKNPLPGTPLPPQLARHTPSSNSSEFLYLGTLVSSRDVNYEASNVPQSSEDHHNTVPSSASVSASLQYQRLGSPELQPLPPLPRQQQHQHQHQHHFHQDYRNGAASNLGSDEDDEFFSPRGSTGEKYSPVHSGSGENLPSPGSNSHRYSTKSHSLSSSPSIMLNLSPRSSIRSKSPDSMVNFLAPPLFIPPPPAREPRGMSSSPPSSGNTKNSPTRVSDYSGITMESPGENLDLSGRFAGMRTVPPPPPPPPPPRFWDTPELNAGPPELVAPSRPVVGQNLSNGLGNTEALEGRNENGVKPKLKPLHWDKVRASSDRAMVWDQMKSSSFQLNEEMIETLFTASNSNARDGIRRPLMPPLNQENQVLDPKKSQNIAILLRALNVTIEEVCEALLEGNADMLGTELLESLLKMAPTKEEERKLIEFTDESPLKLGPAEKFLKAVLHVPFAFKRVDAMLYIANFDSEVEYLRRSFETLEEACKELRNSRMFLKLLEAVLKTGNRMNVGTNRGDARAFKLDTLLKLVDVKGTDGRTTLLHFVVQEIIRAEGSRLAGARQNQTAETDQQYTLQNEVEFRKVGLQVVSRLSGELSNVKKAASMDSDALNNDVLKLARGITDVTEILKLNEELPLTDSRRKFSESMEGFLKKAEEDIINIQAQEGVALSMVRELTEYFHGNSVKEEAHPFRIFMVVKDFLSILDQVCKDVGKVNERTIVSSARQFPAPVNPSLPQVFPGFSGQQHSNSSDDESSSLP